In one Novipirellula artificiosorum genomic region, the following are encoded:
- a CDS encoding DUF3302 domain-containing protein, which yields MEFLDVFAIVILSVLGLTLVGVWVLLGMMPGRIARGRNHPQADAVSVCGWWGVITMGLLLPVAFTWAYYKPVDAQNAKSRDAATSTKGDVS from the coding sequence ATGGAATTTCTTGATGTCTTTGCGATCGTCATTCTCTCGGTTCTGGGGCTCACGCTGGTTGGCGTTTGGGTCTTGCTGGGGATGATGCCCGGTCGAATTGCCCGCGGGCGCAACCACCCGCAAGCTGACGCCGTCAGCGTCTGTGGATGGTGGGGCGTCATCACCATGGGGCTGCTGCTACCGGTAGCGTTCACCTGGGCCTACTACAAACCGGTGGACGCTCAAAACGCCAAGTCTCGTGACGCCGCCACCTCGACGAAAGGAGACGTATCGTGA